In Streptomyces nojiriensis, one genomic interval encodes:
- a CDS encoding LodA/GoxA family CTQ-dependent oxidase, with product MAESPEVSDSPTQPPPRDCVNEPIAGIMAEFVGERMGDRVAQGQDPLLRPVFVKFHGAARGVLTVAPDLPPELRIGFLEAAAEQGGLTAWVRISSDTQPERPDLRRTVGWGIKLFGVSGPKLLQDDTRADTQDLVLQNHDVFFVDTARDMCEFQLDPAAYQQQHPLTRQILADMRKPVESTLTSTYWGVLPYSFGPDRHVKYKLVPVTCADGDPRATPPDEDPSFLRGDLRHRLAAGPAVFDLLLQFRTDPDRMPLDRATVRWEEGESAPVKVATLTLHQQDTTARGQEAYGDNLAFNPWHSLSEHQPVGSMAEARKVVYHASAARRRDANGIPAAEPGPARPAATEPHGRDTRIVRAAVHPAIGVARVGDSAEEFFLAPEVDGAPPPATGTYKDASGALKRQAVRFRVYGYNAAGEAVAELTADNADLHWTVEVANKKAAWYQFQLALDIPEAAQAPATTLRNVSTVPAGERHRLAITPGSRSIRGRERAGKPEYAFDSGTFLGHPVYLGELRTDGAGRLLFLGGRGVSASYPTAQAMHFANNDGWHDDTCDGPVTARVRIDGRDVPVDPAWVVVAPPNFAPELKSVRTMYDLMCDTFVAAGMLAPPERVSFTHDVLPVLRRLCDLQWVNRGIAALFGHGGREHFLAPERLAELAGHGARRDELRRQIWAMMRDPDRDGLSPVPWPPIYGDSMSVRPVSARQHLALSPLQYGMLARWAAGDFDADYDPRATPPTALDGLPLAQRPAALDRAALSYCLADAFHPGCELTWPMRHATLYSAPFRVRHRDPARPEPGYGSTLTPQTALAVDGPVYGQEPGGLTRWMAVPWQTDTARCRSGYYLGFGPRYDPYLPTFWPARVPNHVLTEENYRTAVDPAADPEDRRTAFEDRAVWDRWLPSERIAQMNAMVKDFGKLGIVARREGPGGGTGTGSGDGSGSGSGDAVSLPAAMLVESEVSFHPEQAPPPLRNLMCLHVPEAADPKVREKAVAAALAAAGRPDGEVMAGYFEKVARFPETP from the coding sequence ATGGCGGAGAGCCCCGAGGTGTCCGACAGCCCCACTCAGCCACCCCCGCGCGACTGCGTCAACGAGCCGATCGCCGGGATCATGGCCGAGTTCGTGGGCGAGCGGATGGGGGACCGCGTCGCCCAGGGGCAGGATCCCCTGCTGCGCCCGGTCTTCGTCAAGTTCCACGGGGCCGCGCGCGGCGTGCTGACGGTCGCCCCCGATCTGCCGCCCGAGCTCCGCATCGGTTTCCTCGAAGCCGCGGCGGAACAAGGCGGCCTGACCGCCTGGGTGCGCATCTCCAGCGACACCCAGCCGGAGCGGCCGGATCTGCGCAGGACCGTCGGGTGGGGCATCAAGCTGTTCGGCGTGTCGGGGCCGAAGCTGCTCCAGGACGACACCCGGGCCGACACACAGGACCTCGTGCTGCAGAACCACGACGTCTTCTTCGTCGACACGGCCCGGGACATGTGCGAGTTCCAGCTGGACCCGGCGGCGTACCAGCAGCAGCACCCCCTCACCCGGCAGATCCTCGCGGACATGCGCAAGCCCGTCGAGAGCACGCTGACGTCGACGTACTGGGGCGTGTTGCCGTACTCCTTCGGGCCCGACCGGCATGTGAAGTACAAGCTCGTCCCGGTCACCTGCGCGGACGGTGACCCCCGGGCCACGCCGCCGGACGAGGACCCCTCCTTCCTGCGCGGGGACCTGCGCCACCGCCTGGCGGCCGGACCGGCCGTCTTCGACCTGCTGCTCCAGTTCCGGACGGACCCGGACCGGATGCCGCTGGACCGGGCCACCGTGCGCTGGGAGGAGGGCGAGAGCGCGCCCGTGAAGGTGGCGACGCTGACCCTGCATCAGCAGGACACGACCGCACGGGGGCAGGAGGCGTACGGGGACAACCTCGCCTTCAACCCCTGGCACAGCCTGTCCGAGCACCAGCCCGTCGGCAGCATGGCCGAGGCCCGCAAGGTCGTCTACCACGCGTCGGCGGCCCGCCGGCGCGATGCCAACGGCATTCCGGCGGCGGAGCCCGGTCCCGCGCGGCCGGCCGCCACCGAACCACACGGACGCGACACCCGGATCGTACGGGCCGCCGTGCACCCGGCGATCGGGGTGGCCCGGGTCGGCGACAGCGCGGAGGAGTTCTTCCTCGCCCCGGAGGTCGACGGGGCTCCCCCGCCGGCCACCGGCACGTACAAGGACGCGAGCGGCGCGCTCAAGCGGCAGGCCGTCCGGTTCCGGGTGTACGGCTACAACGCCGCCGGTGAGGCGGTGGCCGAGCTGACGGCGGACAACGCCGACCTGCACTGGACCGTGGAGGTGGCCAACAAGAAGGCCGCCTGGTACCAGTTCCAGCTGGCCCTGGACATCCCCGAGGCGGCACAGGCCCCCGCGACCACACTGCGCAACGTCTCCACGGTGCCCGCCGGGGAACGCCACCGGCTGGCCATCACCCCCGGATCCCGCTCGATCCGGGGCCGCGAACGCGCGGGGAAGCCGGAGTACGCGTTCGACTCGGGCACCTTCCTGGGGCATCCCGTCTACCTGGGCGAGCTGCGCACCGATGGAGCCGGCCGCCTGCTGTTCCTCGGCGGGCGGGGGGTGTCCGCCTCGTACCCCACCGCCCAGGCGATGCACTTCGCCAACAACGACGGCTGGCACGACGACACCTGCGACGGCCCGGTGACCGCGCGGGTGCGCATCGACGGCCGGGACGTCCCGGTCGATCCGGCCTGGGTGGTGGTCGCTCCCCCGAACTTCGCACCGGAGCTGAAGTCGGTGCGCACGATGTACGACCTGATGTGCGACACCTTCGTGGCCGCGGGCATGCTGGCGCCCCCGGAGCGGGTCTCGTTCACCCACGACGTGCTGCCGGTGCTGCGCCGCCTGTGCGATCTGCAGTGGGTCAACCGCGGCATCGCGGCCCTCTTCGGCCACGGTGGGCGCGAGCACTTCCTGGCCCCCGAGCGACTGGCGGAGCTGGCCGGCCACGGCGCCCGGCGCGACGAACTGCGCCGGCAGATCTGGGCGATGATGCGCGATCCCGACCGCGACGGGCTCTCCCCCGTGCCCTGGCCGCCGATCTACGGCGACTCGATGAGCGTACGACCGGTCTCGGCGCGGCAGCACCTGGCGCTCTCCCCGCTGCAGTACGGCATGCTGGCCCGCTGGGCCGCCGGGGACTTCGACGCCGACTACGATCCCCGGGCCACTCCGCCCACGGCGCTCGACGGCCTGCCGCTCGCGCAGCGCCCTGCGGCCCTCGACCGGGCCGCCCTCTCGTATTGCCTGGCCGACGCCTTCCACCCCGGCTGTGAGCTCACCTGGCCGATGCGTCACGCCACCTTGTACTCCGCGCCCTTCCGCGTGCGCCACCGCGACCCCGCCCGGCCCGAGCCCGGTTACGGCTCCACGCTCACCCCGCAGACGGCGCTCGCCGTCGACGGTCCGGTGTACGGCCAGGAGCCGGGCGGTCTGACCCGCTGGATGGCCGTGCCCTGGCAGACCGACACCGCCCGCTGCCGCTCCGGGTACTACCTGGGCTTCGGGCCGCGGTACGACCCGTACCTACCGACCTTCTGGCCGGCGCGGGTGCCCAACCACGTGTTGACGGAGGAGAACTACCGGACCGCCGTGGACCCCGCCGCCGACCCGGAGGACCGCCGCACCGCCTTCGAGGACAGGGCGGTGTGGGACCGATGGCTGCCGTCCGAGCGCATCGCCCAGATGAACGCGATGGTCAAGGACTTCGGCAAGCTCGGCATCGTCGCGCGGCGGGAGGGCCCCGGCGGCGGTACCGGTACGGGTTCCGGTGACGGCTCCGGTTCCGGCTCCGGTGACGCGGTGAGTCTCCCCGCAGCCATGCTGGTGGAGTCCGAGGTGAGCTTCCATCCCGAACAGGCCCCGCCCCCGCTGCGGAACCTGATGTGTCTGCACGTGCCCGAGGCCGCCGATCCCAAGGTGCGGGAGAAAGCGGTGGCCGCCGCCCTCGCCGCGGCCGGGCGGCCCGACGGGGAGGTGATGGCGGGGTACTTCGAGAAGGTCGCCCGCTTCCCGGAGACACCGTGA
- the gdhA gene encoding NADP-specific glutamate dehydrogenase, which produces MKDSKDRLEALRAEIERRNPAQPEFHQAVREVLETLAPVFTARPEYADPAVALVERLTEPERQIVFRVPWQDDRGRVQVNRGYRVEFNSALGPYKGGLRFHPSVDIGVVKFLGFEQIFKNALTGLGIGGGKGGSDFDPHGRSDAEVMRFCQSFMTELHRHIGEHTDVPAGDIGVGGREIGYLFGQYRRITNRWEAGVLTGKGQGWGGSAIRPQATGYGSVLFAAEMLKVRGESLEGLGAVVSGSGNVALYTIEKLQQLGANPLTCSDSQGYVVDDKGIDLALLKQVKEVERGRVSEYVARRGSSARFVPGGRVWEVPADIAFPSATQNELDAQDARTLVAGGVKAVSEGANMPTTPEAVRILQEAGVAFGPGKAANAGGVAVSALEMSQNAGRVAWSAQRVEDELAAIMRSIHAVAHETAERYGAPGDYVTGANIAGFERVADAMLAQGVI; this is translated from the coding sequence GTGAAGGACTCGAAGGACAGGCTGGAAGCACTGCGGGCCGAGATCGAGCGCCGCAATCCCGCGCAGCCCGAGTTCCACCAGGCGGTACGGGAGGTCCTCGAAACCCTGGCCCCCGTCTTCACCGCCCGGCCCGAGTACGCCGACCCGGCCGTGGCCCTGGTGGAGCGGCTCACCGAGCCCGAGCGGCAGATCGTCTTCCGCGTCCCGTGGCAGGACGACCGGGGCCGGGTCCAGGTCAACCGCGGCTACCGCGTCGAGTTCAACAGTGCGCTCGGCCCGTACAAGGGCGGTCTGCGCTTCCACCCGTCGGTCGACATCGGGGTGGTGAAGTTCCTCGGCTTCGAGCAGATCTTCAAGAACGCCCTGACCGGCCTCGGGATCGGCGGCGGCAAGGGCGGCAGCGACTTCGATCCGCACGGCAGGTCGGACGCCGAGGTCATGCGGTTCTGCCAGTCCTTCATGACCGAGTTGCACCGGCACATCGGAGAGCACACCGACGTGCCCGCGGGCGACATCGGTGTCGGCGGCCGCGAGATCGGCTACCTCTTCGGCCAGTACCGGCGCATCACCAACCGCTGGGAGGCCGGCGTCCTGACCGGCAAGGGGCAGGGCTGGGGCGGCTCCGCGATCCGGCCGCAGGCGACCGGCTACGGCAGCGTGCTGTTCGCCGCCGAGATGTTGAAGGTCCGGGGCGAGTCGCTGGAGGGACTGGGAGCAGTGGTCTCCGGCTCCGGCAACGTCGCGCTGTACACGATCGAGAAGCTCCAGCAGCTCGGCGCGAACCCGCTGACCTGCTCGGACTCCCAGGGCTACGTCGTCGACGACAAGGGCATCGATCTCGCACTGCTCAAGCAGGTCAAGGAGGTCGAGCGCGGGCGCGTGAGCGAGTACGTCGCGCGGCGCGGATCCTCGGCGCGGTTCGTGCCCGGCGGGCGGGTCTGGGAGGTGCCGGCGGACATCGCCTTCCCCTCCGCCACGCAGAACGAACTGGATGCGCAGGACGCCCGTACGCTCGTCGCGGGCGGGGTCAAGGCGGTCTCCGAGGGCGCCAACATGCCGACCACTCCCGAGGCCGTACGGATCCTGCAGGAGGCCGGGGTCGCGTTCGGGCCCGGCAAGGCCGCCAACGCGGGCGGAGTGGCGGTGAGCGCCCTGGAGATGAGCCAGAACGCCGGCCGGGTGGCCTGGAGCGCGCAGCGGGTGGAGGACGAGCTCGCCGCCATCATGCGCTCGATCCACGCCGTCGCACACGAGACCGCGGAGCGGTACGGCGCCCCGGGCGACTACGTCACCGGCGCGAACATCGCCGGCTTCGAGCGGGTCGCGGACGCGATGCTGGCGCAGGGCGTCATCTGA
- a CDS encoding DUF1772 domain-containing protein — translation METARTSTLIAATITAGLISGLFYAFTVAVMPGLARSTDRTTVETMQNINKAILNGWFMLTYLGAPLLITTTLVLHATDPETRDAIAPLAAALATCLAALIITARINIPLNNALEAAGPPEQHGDPTTTHTARTAYEAPWNNANTWRTVLTTLTLALLTYTLTLH, via the coding sequence GTGGAAACCGCACGAACCTCAACCCTGATCGCCGCAACCATCACCGCCGGACTCATCAGCGGCCTCTTCTACGCGTTCACCGTCGCCGTCATGCCCGGGCTCGCCCGCAGCACCGACAGAACCACCGTCGAGACCATGCAGAACATCAACAAAGCCATCCTCAACGGCTGGTTCATGCTCACCTACCTCGGCGCACCCCTCCTCATCACCACCACCCTCGTCCTCCACGCCACCGACCCCGAAACCCGAGACGCCATCGCTCCACTCGCGGCCGCACTGGCCACCTGCCTCGCCGCCCTGATCATCACCGCCCGCATCAACATCCCGCTCAACAACGCCCTCGAAGCAGCCGGACCCCCCGAACAGCACGGCGACCCCACCACCACTCACACGGCCCGCACCGCCTACGAAGCCCCCTGGAACAACGCCAACACCTGGCGCACCGTCCTCACCACCCTCACCCTCGCCCTCCTCACTTACACCCTCACCCTCCACTGA
- a CDS encoding AMP-binding protein — MLTALTGVFGDRGDAVSVAGRAASYEDLLGAAGAVAADLAGWGPVPAFAVTATASLETVAAVVGGLLAGVPCVPVPPDAGPVERGHILRDSGARLLEVDFARRAPSPGPLPSADAAGAGAGDPALILYTSGTTGVPKGVVLSKGAIVADLDALAGAWEWGAQDVLVHGLPLFHVHGLVLGVLGALRTGSRLLHTGRPTPEAYAAAAAAGGSLYFGVPTVWSRIAAAPEAAAALSGARLLVSGSAALPTPVFRDLERLTGHRVVERYGMTETLITVSGRAGGEVAPGTVGTALAGVTTRVVAEPGAEIGELQVKGPTLFSGYLGRPEATAAAYTGDGWFRTGDIASVDGEGVHRIVGRASTDMIKSGGYRIGAGEVENALLDHPQVREAAVVGVPDADLGERIVAFVVAEGVSGGELTDFVAARLSVHKRPREVRFITAVPRNAMGKPQKRRLLEGEEQGRA, encoded by the coding sequence GTGCTGACTGCTCTTACCGGGGTGTTCGGTGACCGTGGGGATGCCGTATCGGTCGCGGGTCGTGCCGCGTCGTACGAGGATCTTTTGGGTGCGGCGGGGGCGGTGGCCGCGGATCTTGCCGGGTGGGGGCCGGTTCCGGCGTTCGCGGTGACCGCGACGGCTTCGTTGGAGACGGTGGCCGCGGTGGTGGGCGGGCTGCTGGCGGGGGTGCCGTGTGTGCCGGTGCCACCTGACGCGGGGCCGGTGGAGCGTGGTCATATCCTGCGCGACTCGGGTGCCCGGCTGCTGGAGGTGGACTTCGCCCGCCGTGCGCCGTCGCCCGGTCCCCTACCGTCCGCGGATGCGGCGGGGGCGGGGGCGGGGGATCCGGCGTTGATCCTGTACACGTCCGGGACGACGGGTGTGCCCAAGGGCGTGGTGCTGAGCAAGGGTGCGATCGTCGCGGACCTGGACGCGCTGGCGGGAGCGTGGGAGTGGGGTGCGCAGGACGTTCTGGTGCACGGGCTGCCGCTGTTCCATGTCCACGGGCTGGTGCTGGGCGTGTTGGGGGCTCTCCGGACGGGGAGCCGGCTTCTGCACACGGGCCGGCCGACGCCGGAGGCGTACGCGGCGGCTGCGGCGGCGGGCGGGAGCCTGTACTTCGGTGTGCCGACCGTGTGGTCGCGGATCGCGGCGGCGCCCGAGGCGGCCGCGGCACTGTCGGGGGCCCGGCTGCTGGTATCGGGGAGCGCGGCGCTGCCGACGCCCGTCTTCCGTGACCTGGAGCGGCTGACGGGGCACCGGGTCGTGGAGCGGTACGGGATGACGGAGACGCTGATCACGGTGAGCGGTCGGGCGGGTGGTGAGGTGGCTCCCGGTACCGTCGGCACCGCGCTGGCGGGTGTCACCACACGGGTCGTGGCCGAGCCGGGGGCGGAGATCGGTGAGCTGCAGGTGAAGGGGCCGACGCTGTTCTCGGGCTATCTGGGCCGGCCGGAGGCGACGGCGGCCGCGTACACGGGGGACGGCTGGTTCCGTACGGGTGACATCGCGTCCGTCGACGGGGAGGGCGTGCACCGGATCGTCGGGCGCGCTTCCACCGACATGATCAAGTCCGGGGGGTACCGGATCGGGGCGGGTGAGGTGGAGAACGCGCTCCTGGACCATCCTCAGGTACGGGAGGCGGCGGTGGTGGGCGTCCCGGACGCCGATCTGGGCGAGCGGATCGTGGCGTTCGTCGTGGCCGAGGGCGTCAGCGGCGGCGAGCTCACCGATTTCGTCGCGGCGCGCCTGTCGGTCCACAAGCGTCCGCGTGAGGTCCGTTTCATCACGGCGGTGCCGCGTAACGCCATGGGGAAGCCCCAGAAG